actatttCTTTATTACAGAATTTATTATCTACAGAATTATAAAGAGATTAAAACTGTACAAGAACAACGTTTTAACACATTAGGGAGACAGACTAAGCCACTTGTGTCATGTGGAAGACTACTTGCAGGAAAAATATGAAGACTTGGGTTGCCTTTACAATCCCCTCTTATTTGTGCAATGAAGCAAGTGTCCTAATCCAGCAAGACAATAGTTTGTAGGAAAATAAAGATGGTACCCAATTTATCCTTGGCACTGTtgcatgcttaaaaaaaaatctaaagttagaatttcttcttttcttttgaaTGTACCTAACAGCAgcagttttgtttaaaaaaagaaaaaccaaacattaaaaatacatattcagcAATTGTACCTATGGATAAGTTATATATAagagaaaaaaccccaaacatggATTGCTCCCCAACCCTGGCGGCATAGGTCATCTAAGGTCCCTGATAAGAATGTATTATGGACCAGTTGCTAGAAAGCCGTGCCCGCCAGTCATGCATCCAAATGGGGGAGGAGGGGGTTTAAGGGTATTTATCTGCCACTTAGTTTTTAAATAGAGTGAGGCAGGTATACATTTAAGTTATGAGCTGAATATAAATTCATAGTTTCTAAATAAAGAGGGCCcaccatttatttttaagcaGTTCTATTGCACTGATGCGTATAGAAATGTGCTAAATGAAAGATTACCACAGTCCAACCAGAATGTGATAGCCGCTTCACTTAAAGCCACAGCATTTGTAATTGGCTCTGTAAGGCTACCCCTTAGTGTTTTGAGGcacaaaaacagtttaaaagGACAAGACatacgtttaaaaaaaacttgagaAAATAGATTTACAGTTGAGGGTCATCAAAACCTCTGTAGGAGCATTTAGAGTTTAAAAACTAACAATGTTGGTCATTACATACTTGGCTTAAAGTCACATGCAACACTCAAACTGTAAACGAAAAGCAAACCTTGGAGGTATTTTTGAAGTTGGACGCATGCATGTGAAGAGATGGTACCCTTATCTTCCTACCAAAGAACAATCTAGGGACAAGTTTGATCCACTGGGAGGCATAGTAGCACGGCAGGGGGGTGTGCGTTTACTCAGTCCAGAGACAGCCATTGCCTGGGGCTGCCCACAGCACTGTCAGTGATAGAGCAGATATCCTTTAAGAGATGCTGGTAATGGAAGTGTTTGAATTTCATTCAGTCTGTCTTTTCCCAATGCTAGACGAACAGATCTTCGACACAAATCCATCAGTGGCAAAGGTTCAGCTGAAGGAAGGGAGTAAAAAAGTTAAGTTATGCATTTGTGGGAAAATTAATCCTTTAACTTCACGCTTCTGAAAAGGTAAACGTATAGGAGTTATAACTTCATGCGCACTAACATGACACTGGAAAATCTCAACTGTTTGCAGCTGCACTAAGACAAGTCATTAAAGTTCACAAACTGAACCTCAAAATCTCACCATGAGGTCCATGAAGTCTACCCAGAGGGTGTTTTTTGCCTGCAAATTAAACCAAAAATCGGATCACATGAGTTCTGCCCTATTTGAGTCTACCTTACCTATTTTAATCTGCACtacatgggtttatttagtgtactgaaGGGAAAATTGGTCATTtgggaaagcattttttttcctcaattaCACATTGCATGGTTATTAGATACTTAAACAGATTCAGTTCTGGTGatcaatggcagcactttccacacatgcTCCGACCCCGACCTGAGTTGTCTACAGGCTATTTAGGGGGGAAGGATATGCATTAAAGAGCATGTGACAGCGCGAGTGCACTCACAGTTCAACTGAAAAGTGTTTAGGAATGCAACAAATCAGCTCTAAAGAGGGAATACCATTCAACATTGAATAGAGTTTGCTTTGGATAACTTAGCATTAATATCAGTGTTGTGCTGTTGAAATTGTGTTTTCTATACTAATCTACTTGCTAAAGAGATCAAGTCTCCCCAGGATTCAGGCACTTTTCCTTTCCAACCTAGCAGTCACTTTAAATTATTCCTCTTGAATGCCTGTTTGTAACACCATCAATCTATGTAGGTAGCTAACATTAGGTGTTCCATGCTTCCAGTAGGCCATGGAGTCAAGGGCTGTGGGCACCCTGTAGGAAAGAGGCCTATTCTTATGACAAAGTTAACCTGCATTTCTCTGGTACCTTTGCAATGCTCTTTTACGGCAGCATATTTCACCACAAGTTAATAAACTAAGACTATACTTACGATCAAGGCCATTTAAGTAACGCATTCGGATTTcacagtgaccccaaactgcACTCACAACAGGATACAGCTTTTTTCCTTTGAGTCCTCGAAATGCTGTGCCCATGTACTGTCCATCCACAATAAAGCTCAGGGTGCCATCGTCCATATCTAAAACAACTAAGAAGGAGTCTGGTACAATAAAGGTTTCGTCTGGTTCCAAAAAAGCAGGGTATGTCCTACTTGGCTGGTTTTTGCCATCATGGTATAGTTTGTTCCGACCAAGGTCCCATCCCCATGACTTTCCATTGCTTCCTATTAGAGTAGTGTAACCCACAGAATGTAGAGGAGCATCCCCTGTAGCTACACCAACAACAGCATGAGTCCCCCTCTGTCGCATAACCCATGTAATTTCCCACACATGCAGACCTCGCGTGTAGCCAATTTTGCCCCGGATCGCATCTGTACTCTGTGCCACCGGATGCCGGTGAAATACAAGTTTGTCATCCTCTTTGACAAATACATTTAGCGACCGATCATTGTTATTCCAGGAGTGCTGAAGTTGAACTTCGTGAGGCACCGAAGGCATATCCAACAACAAATCAAGTCTGGCTGGTTTGCAGTAGTCAAGTCCTTGGAGATCTTGCTTCAGTGGCCTGTACGCAGGGTCCCTCATGTCCACTGTCTTTATACCTCCAGTCACCTTCTGACCCATGTTCCACTGCAGTCTCACTTTATAAATCCAAAGGTCAAGCGCATTCAGTTAACCAGGCCCCTTAGTTGTTCCTCTCCAATGAAGAGTCAGGAAAAACTGATCTGTAGGCCTGGCTGCCCTGCATGGAGATAGAAGTTAAATATTAGCTAGACAGCGAGTGCAGAAGCAGATTAGGTGTAAGTTTTACggtttgcttcactgaacacAGTCATTAAGGACAACTAGAAGCATTTCATTTAGAAATGAAACCATTCTACACAGATTTCTATGCATAGGTTGTCCAACTTACAAGCCAACAGCGGCACTGGAATTAAAAGGATAAAGGTGCTTAGAAAGTGGGAGTCATGCAGAGCACGATTATACCCTACAGGCACTCAgccacattaataaaaaaaatatgcaacaatGCCATGACCATTTAATCTATATTATTACGAAACAAGATAAAGGGTACATTTCTTTGATTGCACAAGAACCAGAATATTTGAACAACTAGGTCAGTATTCCATAGGGCATTTGCAACACAACCTTTCACCACAACCCAAGTGAACTCCCACTGCTCACTTGGTTTTTACAGGGACTCTTCCTTTAGCAGTTATAGAATGGAGAATAGCCAGCAGTCTAACAAACATGCAGTTGACCTCCCGCCCCATTCATTTGGGTTTTCTCAAAAAATGTTtcacaaaacaaatattaacattGTCAAGACCCAATCGGATGCATGCCAAACTGAATGTAAAAACCCTATAAACATAGGAAGTATAAGGTCTTACCATTCCCAAGAACCGTGAATCAAGTATGTTTGTTACATATAGTAGAAGAGCAGAAGAACCTGCATGAGTGTTTACCATCTATACATCCAGAGATAAGTGGTCCTGGAAATTCATTCCCACTCATTTAGAAGTCCTGACCCCGAGTGAGCAGTTTTACCGCTGTAACTGCGCTACTAAAGCTTAGTTGTAGCACATGGGCCTGAAGAGGGCAATATTATACCCCCCTCCCCATAAGGGTTGCAATAGAGGTTGATTTAAGACACATCCCTTTCAACTTTTATAGTTAAAGCGCCAAAATGTTTCAGCAGTCTTGTTCTAGACAGACCCTCGAGAGTAGTTTACGCCACACCGAGCAAAAGAATGTTCTACTGCCAGACTGTTCTTAGAACTGCACAAATAGACTTGTCATTTCAAGGACATGGGCTTATTGTAGACAGATGCAGTGAACTCGTCCCACAACAATGCAAGATGTCTTTCACACACCAGTTGAGCCTGGAACCACCCCCTGTATCTACTACCTTGCAAGCAGATGCAGCTTACAGATATCACATGGGCTAGAGACTAGGTTTTATGCACACCAGACAGTATGTGAATCCAGTCATTGGATTGCTTACAGATCACTGCCGGTGCAGACAGATCTGCAGAACCGCTGACAATCGAGGTAGTTTGGctacctgtgtttttttttttttaatctggccATATCAGAAAATCTTTGGACTGATGAAGCATAAACTACAAATATACTTGTTTCTGCCAGTCTGTTGTAAGACACAAGAGACACAACCTGAGTTAACCATTTAAAGACCAAGAAATGAAGCCTTGCACCACATCAGACAAAAACAGAGAACACACAAGGGACAGGCAGTGCGACGCCAGATAAGCAGATGGTTTCCCAGAATGAGAGTTCAGTTGGATGAACAAAGTGTTTTCCTTAAAATCTGTTCATACCTATGATATACAGGGGTTTGTGATAGCCTTTAAGGCAAACACGCATTTTGATTACATTTTACCAAAAGATAACTGTTCCCGATTAACCACATACATGATCATGTTaccatgtgtgtgtggggggaatagTTACATAATGCTCTAGAACAGCTTTTTATGAAATGCATCCCAAAGCACTAAACACAGCACTGCCAGCATGCGCCTTTAAAGTATTTGTGTCATCGTGTCCGACAACAGCATTTTCGCAGTTACCAtagccttgtggtaaacaatgtTTCAGTCTAGCGAGACAAGGAAACGGACTAATGAAAGCTTGGATTACAGGATATCATTAGCATCGTAATAAAATAATCACGTGTAATGTTTGAACTGTGAAATCCTCCCAAATATCACAATATCTACAGGCCAGCAGATTGTAAGACTTCACCTTTAAGAACAAAGATGCAGGAGAACATTCTCATTCACTGCACCCTACAAAACAAAGCTAGCTGATATTTTTATTCTAAGCCGATTGATGCATTCTGATTGGCTTCTGTGTTTTTGAAGCCAACCATGTAGCTGTGTATCTTCTGCCTCTGACTCATTAAGAGACTTCCCTGAAACATAGGGAAGTTGACATAGTAgccatttacatatttttattgaaacccCAATGTTGGCAGCTctgagaggaaagaaaaaaaaaccagagcCTTGGTGGACTCCAGGTCTACCGTTTTGTTTCTTCAGAGGCCACACTTCTAAAGGGATATGTGGCACCTTCCTTCGCTCGGCAGCcagaaggcctgcaggagggctgGATCTTCTTGTCCCTTCCTAGGAAGGGTTAAGGCCACTTAAAATCATGTTTAGAGGGCAGGGGGCACTCCAAGCTACCAGCTCCATCATGGCATTCTCAGTGTGCATCCAAAGCAGTACCATGTCTCAATAAATTCCAAAACACATGCACAAGAGAAAAACCCACACAATTTGTACAGCAAACGTAATCCTGTTAATACAGTTTTAGAACTACAGGTGGCCTCATTAGCTTTTAATATTGGGCAGGAGGAGTTTAGAGTAAAGGTGATATTTATCTAGTTATTAGGAGGTAGCTACAATATTAAGCGAACTCACAACAGACATCACATTTTGCATGAATTAGGCTAGATTTAAAATACCAGTTTGTATTCCTTATTGAGAAAGGACTTGTCAACAACCCTTAGAAGAGTCATTCTTAAAGTATTCTCATATACATGTTAGTATGACAAAGGTCTCACTATGATCAAGGAAACCATGCACTGTTTTCACTAAAGTGAATTTTTACAAGGAATAACTGTACAGATAGTATTGGGTCTACCATAGAACTTCCACATTGTACCTGGTTTAAAACTGAGAATGCATTACCTTACACATCCCAACATTATAATATCCACCATTCCTGTCTGAGTCTAGAGCACCGAGcagtacacacatacacgcCGACTGTCACAGGATAGCACTCTGCCACATACAGCCGTTTGCGCTTTGACATATCAGCAGGTTTTTGGGCTTAAACACCACCAACCGGCTACTGTGACAGCTTTTTGGGGAAATTAAAAGCCATGCACATTCCcacatttaaagaaata
This window of the Spea bombifrons isolate aSpeBom1 chromosome 12, aSpeBom1.2.pri, whole genome shotgun sequence genome carries:
- the SPSB1 gene encoding SPRY domain-containing SOCS box protein 1; translated protein: MGQKVTGGIKTVDMRDPAYRPLKQDLQGLDYCKPARLDLLLDMPSVPHEVQLQHSWNNNDRSLNVFVKEDDKLVFHRHPVAQSTDAIRGKIGYTRGLHVWEITWVMRQRGTHAVVGVATGDAPLHSVGYTTLIGSNGKSWGWDLGRNKLYHDGKNQPSRTYPAFLEPDETFIVPDSFLVVLDMDDGTLSFIVDGQYMGTAFRGLKGKKLYPVVSAVWGHCEIRMRYLNGLDPEPLPLMDLCRRSVRLALGKDRLNEIQTLPLPASLKGYLLYH